The Candidatus Dadabacteria bacterium genome includes the window GGGGAGGTATCGAAACTTTTCATGGACGCGGGAGTTCTTGTTCTTTCCGCCTTTGTTTCTCCTTACCGAGCCGACCGTGACGCGATAAGGGAGCTTGTTGAGGAAGGGGAGTTCGTCGAGGTATTCGTCGACTGCTCCGTTGAGCAGTGCGAGGAGCGGGACGTAAAGGGGCTTTACAAGAAGGCGAGAGAGGGTGTTATAAAGGGATTTACGGGGATTGACGATCCGTACGAGGAGCCCTCAAGCCCTGAAATCGTGGTCGATACGGAGAAACACTCGATCGAGGAGTGCAAGCAGCAGATACTCGATTACCTGGTCGCGCGCGATGCGGTGAACATGGGATAGGGGGAATCCGTGCACCGTCTCTGCTGGCCGCTTCTTTTATTCGCGGTTATAGATCATAATAATAAGATTGCGTTAAAGTTTTTCTCGGAAACACGGATGTCTGTTTCAAACAATGAATCGGGGTCTTCTCATTCAATGAGTCCTGCCGAACTGATCAGCGGTATTGCGGAGAATTCAAGAAAAGCCTCAAGAACCCTGGCTTCCGCCCCGTCTTCCCAGAAAAACGACTTTCTTCTGCGCTTCGCGGATCTTCTGGTCGGGGAAACCGACAACCTGCTCTCGGAGAATGCAAAGGACGTTTCCGACGCCGAGGAAAAAGGTCTCTCGGCCGCCCTTGTGGACCGCCTGAGGCTTAACCCCTCGAGGATAAGTTCCCTGGCCGACGGACTGCGGGAGATAGCGGAGCTTCCCGACCCCGTGGGCAAGATATCGGCAAAGTGGGACAGGCCGAACGGGCTTTCCGTTTCGAAAAAAAGGATTCCCCTAGGCGTTATAGGGATTATTTATGAGTCAAGGCCAGGTGTTACGGCCGACGCCGCGGGACTCTGCGTGAAATCCG containing:
- the cysC gene encoding adenylyl-sulfate kinase, producing the protein MERFVIPHQHEITKEDRRRLNGHGSLILWFTGLPSSGKSTLANEIEKELIQRNHRTYILDGDNVRMGLCKDLGFSAEDREENIRRIGEVSKLFMDAGVLVLSAFVSPYRADRDAIRELVEEGEFVEVFVDCSVEQCEERDVKGLYKKAREGVIKGFTGIDDPYEEPSSPEIVVDTEKHSIEECKQQILDYLVARDAVNMG